The Salmo trutta chromosome 6, fSalTru1.1, whole genome shotgun sequence genome has a window encoding:
- the LOC115195133 gene encoding transcription elongation factor A N-terminal and central domain-containing protein-like gives MTTMDTKQITHHALQIDKFNRVGNYGNIMPLLTALDNACVTCEQLQGTDIVRVLYRLLKTCSEHSVKKTAKHLLSKWKKLYSHPYHISKEKGSKEEFTVVGESMLADKACLAGRGGLAAGDASKPVELGASCEHVVFHIGSEDRTLTNGTNCGRRGDIVAEPSPRKDSYKSALRTKCIQLLLGALTPETSKEAEGRTVDLSRVIEVHIHALQRANKAKKKACIRSKVANLRNPKNGHLRCGLLGGSLGPEVFAGMSVEEMADEELQPLREEYSSRGVSERQLPQEMEGTPTQKLRCRRCEGSDCRVTQVSRGTLFLPAWVRQATADQDAMTFVTCNRCGEQWYHSGWVCL, from the exons ATGACCACCATGGACACAAAACAGATCACTCATCATGCTCTCCAAATTGACAAATTTAACAGGGTGGGTAACTATGGCAACATTATGCCTCTCCTGACCGCCCTTGATAATGCCTGTGTGACTTGTGAGCAGCTGCAAGGCACAGATATCGTCAGGGTCCTTTACAGACTCCTCAAAACCTGCTCAGAACATTCAGTGAAAAAAACTGCCAAGCACCTGTTGTCAAAATGGAAGAAACTCTACAGCCACCCCTATCACATCTCAAAGGAGAAGGGAAGCAAAGAAGAATTCACTGTCGTTGGAGAGAGTATGCTGGCTGATAAAGCTTGTCTGGCAGGCAGAGGAGGCCTAGCTGCTGGTGATGCTAGTAAACCAGTGGAGTTGGGTGCGTCTTGTGAACATGTGGTTTTCCATATTGGGTCCGAGGACAGAACACTCACAAATGGGACCAATTGTGGGAGAAGGGGTGACATCGTGGCAG AACCCTCCCCCCGTAAGGATTCCTATAAGTCGGCTTTGAGGACAAAGTGCATCCAGCTCCTCCTTGGTGCCCTCACTCCAGAAACTTCCAAGGAGGCAGAGGGGAGGACTGTAGATCTGTCCCGCGTCATAGAGGTGCACATCCATGCACTGCAACGGGCAAACAAGGCCAAAAAAAAGGCCTGCATCAGGAGTAAGGTGGCCAACCTAAGGAACCCCAAAAACGGCCACCTTAGGTGTGGTCTCCTGGGCGGCAGCCTGGGGCCGGAAGTCTTCGCCGGGATGTCTGTGGAGGAGATGGCCGACGAGGAGCTCCAGCCGCTGAGGGAGGAATACTCGTCGCGGGGGGTGAGCGAGAGGCAGCTCCCCCAGGAGATGGAGGGGACACCCACCCAGAAGCTGCGGTGCAGGCGGTGCGAGGGGTCGGACTGCAGGGTGACGCAGGTGTCCCGGGGCACGCTGTTTCTGCCGGCGTGGGTTCGCCAGGCCACCGCAGACCAGGATGCCATGACCTTTGTGACCTGTAATAGGTGTGGGGAGCAGTGGTACCACAGTGGCTGGGTGTGCCTCTGA
- the LOC115196090 gene encoding ras-related protein Rab-9A-like has protein sequence MTAKSSLLKVILLGDGGVGKSSLMNRYVTNKFDTHLFHTIGVEFLNKELEVDGRTVTLQIWDTAGQERFRSLRTPFYRGSDCCLLTFSMDDNQSFHNLNNWKKEFAYYADVKDPEKFPFVILGNKLDVPERQVSGEDARQWCRENGGHPYFETSAKDSTNVAAAFEEAVRRVLAQEERGEHLIPTDTVDLHRKPRSGTSCC, from the coding sequence ATGACAGCCAAGTCGTCCCTGCTCAAGGTGATCCTCCTGGGGGACGGCGGCGTGGGCAAGTCCTCCCTCATGAACCGCTACGTCACCAACAAGTTTGACACGCATCTCTTCCACACCATTGGCGTGGAGTTCCTTAACAAGGAGCTGGAGGTGGACGGGCGCACCGTGACGCTCCAAATCTGGGACACGGCGGGCCAGGAGCGCTTCCGCTCGCTCCGGACACCTTTTTACCGTGGCTCCGACTGTTGTCTCCTAACCTTCAGCATGGATGACAACCAGAGCTTCCACAATCTCAACAACTGGAAGAAGGAGTTTGCCTACTACGCTGATGTAAAGGATCCCGAGAAGTTCCCATTTGTGATCCTGGGTAATAAGTTGGATGTGCCAGAGAGGCAGGTTTCGGGCGAGGATGCCCGCCAGTGGTGCCGCGAGAACGGCGGCCACCCGTACTTTGAGACGAGCGCCAAGGACTCGACCAACGTGGCTGCGGCGTTTGAGGAGGCGGTGAGGAGGGTGCTGGCACAGGAGGAAAGGGGGGAGCACCTCATCCCAACGGACACAGTGGACCTGCACAGGAAGCCGCGCTCTGGCACCTCCTGCTGCTGA
- the LOC115196092 gene encoding neuronal membrane glycoprotein M6-b isoform X3, whose product MGCFECCIKCLGGVPYASLVATILCFSGVALFCGCGHVALTGTLTMLENHFSQITTDHATLTIVIQTMQYVIYGIASFFFIYGIILLAEGFYTTSAVKKELQSQFKTTVCGRCITATFVFLTYILGLAFLGIFGFSAIPVFLFYNMWTTCAAMKSPMANITDPDSICVDVRQYGIIPWNATPGKACGSTLGDICSTSEFYLSFHLYIVACAGAGTTLIALIHYLMILSANWAYLRSSCNQNEYQDIKTKDDDAEEGGSKEGLNSSYS is encoded by the exons ATGG GTTGCTTCGAGTGCTGCATCAAGTGTCTGGGCGGCGTGCCCTACGCCTCGCTGGTGGCCACCATCCTCTGTTTCTCGGGCGTGGCTCTGTTCTGCGGGTGTGGTCATGTGGCGCTGACCGGCACACTGACCATGCTGGAGAACCACTTCTCCCAGATCACCACTGACCACGCCACCCTCACCATCgt GATCCAGACCATGCAGTACGTCATCTATGGCATCGCCTCCTTCTTCTTTATTTATGGGATCATCCTGCTGGCTGAGGGCTTCTACACCACCAGCGCCGTCAAGAAGGAGCTGCAGAGCCAGTTCAAGACCACCGTGTGTGGCCGCTGCATCACAGCCACG tTTGTGTTCCTTACATATATCCTGGGCCTGGCCTTCCTGGGGATCTTTGGCTTCTCAGCCATCCCAGTCTTCCTCTTCTACAACATGTGGACTACCTGTGCTGCCATGAAGTCCCCCATGGCCAACATCACCGATCCGGACTCCATCTGTGTGGACGTCAGGCAGTACG GTATTATTCCATGGAACGCGACACCCGGCAAAGCCTGCGGATCTACACTAGGAGACATCTGTAGCACCAGCGAG TTCTACCTGTCTTTCCACCTGTACATTGTTGCGTGTGCTGGGGCAGGCACCACCCTCATTGCATTG atcCACTATCTGATGATCCTGTCGGCGAACTGGGCCTACCTGAGGAGCTCCTGCAACCAAAACGAGTACCAGGACATCAAGACAAAGGACGACGACGCGGAGGAGGGTGGCTCCAAGGAGGGTCTCAACTCCTCTTACTCATAA
- the LOC115196092 gene encoding neuronal membrane glycoprotein M6-b isoform X1 → MDGTKPAMESTTEENQEEREESKGCFECCIKCLGGVPYASLVATILCFSGVALFCGCGHVALTGTLTMLENHFSQITTDHATLTIVIQTMQYVIYGIASFFFIYGIILLAEGFYTTSAVKKELQSQFKTTVCGRCITATFVFLTYILGLAFLGIFGFSAIPVFLFYNMWTTCAAMKSPMANITDPDSICVDVRQYGIIPWNATPGKACGSTLGDICSTSEFYLSFHLYIVACAGAGTTLIALIHYLMILSANWAYLRSSCNQNEYQDIKTKDDDAEEGGSKEGLNSSYS, encoded by the exons ATGGATGGGACGAAGCCAGCCATGGAGTCTACCACAGAGGAAAAccaagaggagagggaagaaagCAAAG GTTGCTTCGAGTGCTGCATCAAGTGTCTGGGCGGCGTGCCCTACGCCTCGCTGGTGGCCACCATCCTCTGTTTCTCGGGCGTGGCTCTGTTCTGCGGGTGTGGTCATGTGGCGCTGACCGGCACACTGACCATGCTGGAGAACCACTTCTCCCAGATCACCACTGACCACGCCACCCTCACCATCgt GATCCAGACCATGCAGTACGTCATCTATGGCATCGCCTCCTTCTTCTTTATTTATGGGATCATCCTGCTGGCTGAGGGCTTCTACACCACCAGCGCCGTCAAGAAGGAGCTGCAGAGCCAGTTCAAGACCACCGTGTGTGGCCGCTGCATCACAGCCACG tTTGTGTTCCTTACATATATCCTGGGCCTGGCCTTCCTGGGGATCTTTGGCTTCTCAGCCATCCCAGTCTTCCTCTTCTACAACATGTGGACTACCTGTGCTGCCATGAAGTCCCCCATGGCCAACATCACCGATCCGGACTCCATCTGTGTGGACGTCAGGCAGTACG GTATTATTCCATGGAACGCGACACCCGGCAAAGCCTGCGGATCTACACTAGGAGACATCTGTAGCACCAGCGAG TTCTACCTGTCTTTCCACCTGTACATTGTTGCGTGTGCTGGGGCAGGCACCACCCTCATTGCATTG atcCACTATCTGATGATCCTGTCGGCGAACTGGGCCTACCTGAGGAGCTCCTGCAACCAAAACGAGTACCAGGACATCAAGACAAAGGACGACGACGCGGAGGAGGGTGGCTCCAAGGAGGGTCTCAACTCCTCTTACTCATAA
- the LOC115196092 gene encoding neuronal membrane glycoprotein M6-b isoform X2 yields the protein MDGTKPAMESTTEENQEEREESKGCFECCIKCLGGVPYASLVATILCFSGVALFCGCGHVALTGTLTMLENHFSQITTDHATLTIVIQTMQYVIYGIASFFFIYGIILLAEGFYTTSAVKKELQSQFKTTVCGRCITATFVFLTYILGLAFLGIFGFSAIPVFLFYNMWTTCAAMKSPMANITDPDSICVDVRQYGIIPWNATPGKACGSTLGDICSTSEFYLSFHLYIVACAGAGTTLIALLIYMMATTYNYAVLKFMSHGIRRSAKFSESY from the exons ATGGATGGGACGAAGCCAGCCATGGAGTCTACCACAGAGGAAAAccaagaggagagggaagaaagCAAAG GTTGCTTCGAGTGCTGCATCAAGTGTCTGGGCGGCGTGCCCTACGCCTCGCTGGTGGCCACCATCCTCTGTTTCTCGGGCGTGGCTCTGTTCTGCGGGTGTGGTCATGTGGCGCTGACCGGCACACTGACCATGCTGGAGAACCACTTCTCCCAGATCACCACTGACCACGCCACCCTCACCATCgt GATCCAGACCATGCAGTACGTCATCTATGGCATCGCCTCCTTCTTCTTTATTTATGGGATCATCCTGCTGGCTGAGGGCTTCTACACCACCAGCGCCGTCAAGAAGGAGCTGCAGAGCCAGTTCAAGACCACCGTGTGTGGCCGCTGCATCACAGCCACG tTTGTGTTCCTTACATATATCCTGGGCCTGGCCTTCCTGGGGATCTTTGGCTTCTCAGCCATCCCAGTCTTCCTCTTCTACAACATGTGGACTACCTGTGCTGCCATGAAGTCCCCCATGGCCAACATCACCGATCCGGACTCCATCTGTGTGGACGTCAGGCAGTACG GTATTATTCCATGGAACGCGACACCCGGCAAAGCCTGCGGATCTACACTAGGAGACATCTGTAGCACCAGCGAG TTCTACCTGTCTTTCCACCTGTACATTGTTGCGTGTGCTGGGGCAGGCACCACCCTCATTGCATTG ctgatctacatgatggcCACCACGTATAACTACGCTGTTCTCAAGTTTATGAGCCACGGCATCCGCCGCTCCGCAAAGTTCTCAGAGTCATATTAG